From Candidatus Nitricoxidivorans perseverans, the proteins below share one genomic window:
- a CDS encoding 2Fe-2S iron-sulfur cluster-binding protein, with the protein MTPPEMTSASLLLWIVLGITLQLALWLAISFWRHWGEYQALRTDAGSGGGMVVPVKETLPSASEPASVAAWSGFRNFRVDRKEIEDGAQSICSFYLVPEDKQPLPAFKPGQFLTFRLDVPTHDGKTEQITRCYSLSDAPRTGFYRVSIKRVPAPAGSAYAPGRSSNYFHDHIQVGDQLQVRAPGGHFHIDCSDAPVVLIGGGIGITPVLSMLNWCVAEQPGREVWLYYGVRNSSEPIKRSHLEALAATYPNIHLRLCFSDPMPGDQLGRDYHHQGRVDVALFRAELPLKPYHFYICGPTPMMESLVIGLEGWGVPKSRIHYEAFGPASIKRSENTTGVEPVVAIQSDIVVTFAKSGKQIPWQPGTGSLLDFAEANGVKVDSSCRAGSCGCCQTTIKTGEVAYGHAPDFDPEPGNCLLCSCTPKTSVTLEA; encoded by the coding sequence ATGACGCCACCGGAAATGACCTCTGCCTCCCTGCTGCTGTGGATCGTGTTGGGGATTACGCTGCAATTGGCCCTATGGCTTGCCATCAGCTTCTGGCGGCATTGGGGTGAGTATCAGGCGCTGCGCACAGACGCGGGGTCCGGCGGGGGAATGGTCGTTCCCGTTAAAGAGACTTTGCCTTCAGCATCCGAGCCGGCATCTGTAGCGGCGTGGAGTGGTTTCAGGAATTTTCGGGTTGATCGCAAGGAAATTGAGGACGGTGCACAATCCATCTGCTCGTTTTACCTAGTACCGGAAGACAAGCAGCCACTTCCGGCATTCAAGCCAGGTCAATTTCTGACATTTCGTCTCGACGTACCTACGCATGACGGCAAGACAGAGCAGATCACTCGCTGCTATTCCTTGTCCGATGCCCCGCGCACGGGGTTTTACCGCGTCTCCATCAAGCGCGTACCCGCACCTGCCGGCAGCGCTTATGCACCGGGCCGCTCGTCGAATTACTTTCATGACCACATTCAGGTTGGTGACCAACTGCAAGTCCGCGCGCCTGGCGGTCACTTCCATATCGACTGCAGTGATGCACCGGTCGTCTTGATCGGTGGCGGCATCGGCATTACCCCGGTGCTTTCCATGCTCAACTGGTGCGTGGCCGAGCAGCCTGGCCGGGAAGTCTGGCTTTACTACGGCGTTCGCAACAGCAGCGAACCCATCAAGCGGTCCCATCTCGAAGCGCTTGCTGCGACTTACCCGAACATCCATCTGCGGCTGTGCTTCAGTGATCCAATGCCGGGCGATCAACTTGGACGTGACTATCACCACCAGGGGCGCGTGGATGTCGCGCTATTCAGGGCGGAACTCCCCCTCAAGCCCTACCACTTCTACATCTGCGGTCCGACACCGATGATGGAAAGCCTCGTCATAGGCTTGGAAGGCTGGGGTGTGCCGAAGAGCCGCATCCACTACGAAGCCTTTGGCCCAGCATCGATCAAGCGCTCGGAAAACACAACAGGCGTTGAACCTGTGGTGGCAATACAAAGCGACATCGTCGTCACCTTTGCCAAATCTGGCAAACAGATTCCCTGGCAGCCAGGCACGGGGAGTTTGCTGGATTTTGCCGAAGCCAATGGAGTAAAGGTTGACTCCAGTTGTCGGGCGGGAAGTTGCGGATGCTGCCAAACGACGATCAAAACAGGAGAAGTGGCTTATGGTCATGCGCCAGACTTTGATCCCGAACCGGGTAACTGCCTGCTCTGCAGTTGCACCCCGAAGACCAGCGTGACGCTGGAGGCCTGA
- a CDS encoding class III cytochrome C family protein codes for MSKTLKLVLAANLIVLAILAFVYPHLMVGPGKLIPGHSKLETDCFACHAPFVGSATDRCTTCHKPEEIGKLTTLGQSIQKPLTRTPFHQELLKQDCLACHSDHAGVKRFRTTSRFNHALLQADARKECQSCHKSPKDSLHQQITGNCSQCHTQEKWVPATFDHDKYFILDRDHNVKCATCHERNDYSRYTCYGCHEHSPEKIRREHIEEGVRDFKNCVECHRSADEHDIQMPGRGRERERGHGRERDDD; via the coding sequence ATGAGCAAGACCCTCAAACTCGTCCTGGCGGCCAACCTGATTGTGCTGGCCATTCTGGCATTCGTTTATCCCCATTTGATGGTCGGACCCGGCAAGCTGATTCCCGGCCACAGCAAGCTCGAAACGGATTGCTTTGCCTGTCATGCCCCCTTTGTCGGTAGCGCCACCGATCGCTGCACGACCTGTCACAAGCCGGAAGAGATCGGCAAGTTGACGACGCTCGGGCAGTCGATCCAGAAGCCGCTGACCAGGACACCCTTCCATCAGGAGCTGCTCAAGCAGGATTGCCTTGCCTGCCACAGCGATCATGCCGGGGTGAAGCGTTTCCGTACTACAAGCCGGTTTAACCATGCTTTGCTCCAGGCGGACGCACGCAAGGAATGTCAGTCCTGTCACAAGTCACCCAAAGACTCGCTCCATCAGCAGATCACCGGGAACTGCAGCCAGTGCCATACCCAGGAGAAATGGGTACCGGCGACCTTCGATCACGACAAGTATTTCATCCTGGACCGGGATCACAACGTGAAATGCGCGACCTGCCACGAGCGCAACGACTACAGCCGCTATACCTGCTACGGCTGCCATGAGCACTCACCCGAGAAGATCCGGCGCGAGCATATCGAGGAAGGGGTTCGCGATTTCAAGAACTGTGTGGAATGCCACCGCAGTGCCGATGAACACGATATCCAGATGCCGGGACGTGGGCGAGAGCGCGAGAGAGGACATGGTCGGGAACGAGATGATGACTGA
- the arfB gene encoding alternative ribosome rescue aminoacyl-tRNA hydrolase ArfB gives MMTDRRFAIPPEEVEITAVRAQGAGGQNINKVANAVHLRFDIAASSLPQAIRERLMRLGDQRISKDGVVVIKAQEFRSLGKNRAEAHRRLQELIDSVAALPKKRRPTKPTRASVARWLEGKAQRATVKTGRRKVDARS, from the coding sequence ATGATGACTGACCGTCGCTTCGCCATCCCGCCGGAAGAGGTCGAAATCACCGCGGTTCGCGCGCAGGGTGCCGGTGGGCAGAACATCAACAAGGTCGCGAACGCCGTGCATCTGCGCTTCGACATCGCGGCCTCGTCGTTGCCGCAGGCGATTCGCGAACGGCTCATGAGGCTCGGTGACCAGCGCATCAGCAAGGATGGCGTGGTCGTCATCAAGGCGCAGGAATTCCGCAGCCTCGGAAAAAACCGCGCCGAAGCCCATCGCCGGCTGCAGGAACTGATCGACAGCGTCGCCGCGCTGCCAAAGAAACGCCGGCCGACCAAGCCGACCAGGGCTTCCGTCGCGAGGTGGCTCGAAGGCAAGGCGCAACGCGCAACGGTGAAAACGGGCCGGAGGAAAGTCGACGCCCGGTCATGA
- a CDS encoding HDOD domain-containing protein → MTDTVGRFEIRRELGRGAQSAVYLAWDPQLQREVAIKTLHFTCADPERNAVLLDEARMVSKLRHANVVPIFDAGEQDGDPYLVFEYVEGRNLLDVLAEDGPMPPARAADIMRQVADALAQAHALGIIHRDLKPSNIILDRQGVPRVMDFGIASRVPEAGREDGRDLVGTPSYMAPEYVTRRVVGEKADVFAAGLVLLEMLTGKRVFQGGGAEAVLRRVAHEAVALPRDAGIDDRLGDIILKACAPDPAMRLPTAAQMRQALEGYLGASLAPPAANEGGEAGPQGTLEFLLRRMRHKSDFPALSESVSAINKMTNSDRESINKLSNTILRDYALTNKILRLVNSAYYRQAGGGNISTVSRAVIVLGFDTIRSIAITVLLFEHLQDKANARELKEAFLRANLAGLLGRDASRKFAARESEEAFICALFHGLGQLLARYYFPEEEEEIRKIMQQKHVSEEAAASRVLGISFEDLGIGVARTWGFPALIVNSMRRLPEGKVRKPVTHEEALHVVAGFSNELCDRIAGSAPEDRAQVVQAVMERFSVSMQITDRQLQATLDKSLDELTQVASILRVNLKQSAFARQARAFAGGREEAKAAADDDEAVTLANTLGGTAMLGGGDEAAAAVPENAQNVLAAGIQDISNSLVEDFSLNDLLRIILETMYRAMGFQRVLLCLKDGKSQQMTGRFGFGPDTGEVAKRFRFPLAHSADVFHLAVAKGVDIIIADIDDPKIAGRIPDWYRRQVAAKTFVLFPLNLKGNPVAMIYCDKEKAGSIAIPENELTLLKTLRNQALLAIKQSV, encoded by the coding sequence ATGACAGATACCGTCGGCCGTTTCGAGATTCGACGCGAACTGGGCCGCGGCGCGCAGAGCGCCGTCTACCTTGCATGGGACCCGCAACTCCAGCGCGAGGTGGCGATCAAGACGCTGCATTTCACCTGCGCCGATCCCGAACGGAACGCCGTTCTGCTCGACGAGGCGCGCATGGTCAGCAAGCTGCGCCACGCCAATGTGGTGCCGATCTTCGACGCCGGCGAGCAGGACGGCGATCCCTATCTGGTTTTCGAGTACGTCGAGGGGCGCAACCTGCTCGACGTGCTGGCGGAGGACGGCCCGATGCCGCCGGCGCGCGCCGCCGACATCATGCGCCAGGTGGCCGATGCCCTGGCCCAGGCCCATGCGCTGGGCATCATCCACCGCGACCTGAAGCCCTCGAACATCATCCTCGACCGCCAAGGCGTGCCGAGGGTCATGGACTTCGGCATCGCCTCGCGGGTGCCGGAAGCGGGCCGCGAGGACGGCCGGGACCTGGTCGGCACGCCGTCCTACATGGCGCCGGAATACGTCACCCGGCGCGTCGTCGGCGAGAAGGCGGATGTCTTTGCCGCCGGCCTCGTGCTGCTGGAGATGCTGACCGGCAAGCGGGTCTTCCAGGGCGGCGGCGCCGAGGCGGTGCTTCGCCGCGTCGCCCACGAGGCGGTGGCGCTGCCCCGGGACGCGGGCATCGACGACCGCCTCGGCGACATCATCCTCAAGGCCTGCGCTCCCGATCCGGCAATGCGCCTACCGACGGCGGCGCAAATGCGGCAGGCGCTGGAAGGCTACCTTGGCGCGAGCCTGGCGCCGCCCGCGGCCAATGAGGGCGGCGAGGCGGGCCCGCAGGGCACGCTCGAATTCCTGCTGCGGCGCATGCGCCACAAGTCCGATTTTCCGGCGTTGTCCGAATCGGTGTCGGCCATCAACAAGATGACCAACTCCGACCGCGAGAGCATCAACAAGCTTTCCAACACCATCCTCAGGGACTATGCGCTGACCAACAAAATCCTGCGCCTGGTGAACTCCGCCTACTACCGCCAGGCGGGCGGCGGCAACATCAGCACGGTGTCGCGGGCCGTGATCGTGCTCGGTTTCGACACCATCCGCAGCATCGCCATCACCGTGCTGCTCTTCGAGCACCTGCAGGACAAGGCCAACGCCCGCGAACTGAAGGAGGCCTTCCTGCGCGCCAACCTGGCCGGCCTGCTGGGGCGCGACGCCAGCCGGAAATTCGCCGCCCGCGAGTCCGAGGAAGCCTTCATCTGCGCCCTCTTTCACGGCCTCGGCCAGCTGCTGGCCCGCTACTATTTCCCGGAGGAAGAGGAGGAAATCCGCAAGATCATGCAGCAGAAGCACGTTTCCGAGGAAGCGGCGGCGAGCCGGGTGCTGGGCATCTCCTTCGAGGACCTGGGCATCGGCGTCGCGCGCACTTGGGGCTTCCCGGCGCTGATCGTCAACAGCATGCGCCGCCTGCCCGAGGGCAAGGTCAGGAAGCCGGTCACCCACGAGGAGGCGCTGCACGTGGTGGCCGGCTTTTCCAATGAGCTGTGTGACCGGATCGCGGGCAGCGCGCCGGAGGACCGGGCGCAGGTGGTGCAGGCGGTGATGGAACGGTTCTCCGTCAGCATGCAGATCACCGACCGGCAGTTGCAGGCGACCCTGGACAAGTCCCTGGACGAGTTGACGCAGGTGGCGTCCATCCTGCGGGTGAACCTCAAGCAGAGCGCTTTTGCCCGCCAGGCGCGGGCCTTTGCCGGCGGCAGGGAGGAAGCGAAAGCGGCGGCGGACGATGACGAGGCGGTGACGCTGGCCAACACCCTGGGCGGAACGGCGATGCTCGGCGGCGGCGACGAGGCGGCGGCCGCCGTGCCGGAGAACGCCCAGAACGTCCTCGCCGCCGGCATTCAGGACATCAGCAATTCCCTGGTCGAGGACTTCTCCCTCAACGACCTGCTGCGCATCATCCTGGAGACCATGTACCGGGCCATGGGCTTCCAGCGGGTGCTGCTCTGCCTCAAGGACGGCAAGAGCCAGCAGATGACCGGCCGCTTCGGCTTCGGTCCCGACACCGGCGAGGTGGCGAAGCGGTTCCGCTTTCCGCTGGCCCACTCGGCGGACGTGTTCCACCTGGCCGTGGCGAAGGGCGTCGACATCATCATCGCCGACATCGACGACCCGAAGATCGCCGGCAGGATTCCCGATTGGTATCGCCGGCAGGTGGCGGCGAAGACCTTCGTCCTCTTCCCTCTCAACCTGAAGGGCAATCCCGTCGCCATGATCTACTGTGACAAGGAGAAGGCCGGCAGCATCGCCATACCGGAGAACGAGCTGACGCTGCTCAAGACGCTGCGCAATCAGGCGCTGCTGGCGATCAAGCAGTCGGTCTAG
- a CDS encoding caspase family protein → MAAPAIAKNYALLFGNSNYSIGRLDNPANDAQDLANVLRSIGFDTTIRLNQDGDGMKNAIREFGEKLKNNDGIALFFFAGHGVQVNGENYLLPVGFPFRNEQEVEKNAVQANMVLRYMEDSKNRVNVVVLDACRNNPFIKTRSLKTRGLAPMDAPSGSLVAFSTAPGTEASDGSGRNGLYTKHLMANMKMPGMTIEQVFKRTREGVETESEREIGRKQSPREESSLKGGDMYFVPPVAKEAAADPAAVELAYWNSIANSSNTADFESYLAQYPNGKFVDLAKNRLAAARTKVASRNEARAVGDGSAASAPSSSAPSVQEAPPTRVAMAKSGGGIASTSGFSFSQGEGAVKAAEFLSIACRDAIRNKRVRIEVTEKGRSGAPFRQALVDKLQSIGVKVAAAGGAADLVVKGVIETSAGTNRMLGVNEVDLEAEFTLRLPSGKTLSAASASGGAFAGNSMKGAARDVWEEKSEAVVGKLFQDYCNQ, encoded by the coding sequence ATGGCGGCGCCCGCCATAGCCAAGAACTATGCTCTGCTGTTCGGAAACTCGAACTACTCGATCGGGCGGTTGGACAACCCCGCCAACGACGCCCAGGACCTGGCCAACGTGCTGCGCTCGATCGGCTTCGACACGACCATCAGGCTCAACCAGGACGGCGACGGCATGAAGAACGCCATCCGCGAGTTCGGCGAGAAGCTCAAGAACAACGACGGCATCGCCCTGTTCTTCTTCGCCGGCCACGGCGTCCAGGTGAATGGCGAGAACTACCTGCTGCCGGTGGGCTTCCCGTTCAGAAACGAGCAGGAAGTCGAAAAGAACGCCGTCCAGGCCAACATGGTGCTGCGCTACATGGAGGACTCGAAGAACCGGGTCAACGTGGTCGTGCTCGACGCCTGCCGCAACAACCCGTTCATCAAGACCCGCTCGCTGAAGACGCGCGGCCTGGCGCCGATGGACGCACCCAGCGGCTCGCTGGTGGCCTTCTCCACCGCGCCGGGCACCGAGGCCTCCGACGGCTCCGGGCGCAACGGCCTCTACACCAAGCACCTGATGGCCAACATGAAGATGCCGGGCATGACCATCGAGCAGGTGTTCAAGCGCACCCGCGAGGGTGTCGAAACCGAGTCGGAAAGGGAGATCGGCCGCAAGCAGAGTCCGCGCGAGGAGAGCAGCCTCAAGGGCGGCGACATGTACTTCGTGCCGCCGGTGGCGAAGGAGGCCGCCGCCGACCCGGCCGCGGTCGAGCTGGCCTACTGGAACTCCATCGCCAACAGCAGCAACACCGCCGACTTCGAGTCCTACCTCGCCCAGTATCCCAACGGCAAGTTCGTCGATCTGGCGAAAAACCGCCTGGCGGCGGCCAGGACGAAGGTGGCCAGCCGCAATGAGGCGCGCGCTGTCGGCGACGGCTCCGCCGCGTCGGCCCCTTCTTCCTCCGCGCCCTCCGTCCAGGAGGCGCCGCCGACCCGCGTGGCCATGGCCAAGTCCGGCGGCGGCATCGCCTCCACCTCCGGTTTCAGCTTCTCGCAGGGGGAGGGCGCGGTGAAGGCGGCCGAGTTCCTGTCCATCGCCTGCCGTGACGCCATCCGCAACAAGCGGGTGCGGATCGAGGTGACGGAGAAGGGCAGGAGCGGCGCGCCTTTCCGGCAGGCGCTGGTCGACAAGCTTCAGTCCATCGGGGTGAAGGTGGCCGCCGCAGGCGGCGCGGCCGACCTCGTCGTCAAGGGCGTCATCGAGACTTCCGCCGGCACGAACCGGATGCTCGGCGTCAACGAAGTGGACCTGGAGGCCGAATTCACGCTGCGCCTGCCCTCCGGCAAGACGCTCTCCGCCGCCTCCGCCTCCGGCGGCGCCTTCGCCGGCAACAGCATGAAGGGCGCGGCCAGGGATGTCTGGGAGGAGAAGAGCGAGGCGGTCGTCGGCAAGCTGTTCCAGGACTACTGCAACCAGTGA
- the greB gene encoding transcription elongation factor GreB, whose translation MNKAFIRESDPDEEDREEAVALPPGTRNYMTAAGHRHMKEELARLVKVERPNLVQVVSWAAGNGDRSENGDYIYGKKRLREIDRRIRFLMKRLDGAVVVEPAERENTGQVFFGATVTIADTDGREAVYQIVGIDEADAGQGRISWVSPLARALLKAREGDVVQFRSPAGPCEMEIVEVRYG comes from the coding sequence GTGAACAAGGCCTTCATCAGGGAGTCCGATCCGGACGAAGAGGACCGCGAGGAGGCGGTCGCGCTGCCGCCAGGCACCCGGAACTACATGACCGCCGCGGGACACCGCCACATGAAGGAGGAACTTGCACGCCTAGTCAAGGTCGAGCGGCCGAATCTCGTGCAGGTGGTGTCCTGGGCCGCCGGCAACGGCGACCGTTCCGAGAACGGCGACTACATCTACGGCAAGAAGCGGCTGCGCGAGATCGACCGGCGCATCCGCTTCCTGATGAAGCGGCTGGACGGCGCCGTCGTCGTCGAGCCGGCCGAGCGCGAGAATACTGGCCAAGTTTTCTTCGGCGCCACGGTCACGATTGCGGATACGGATGGTCGCGAGGCCGTCTACCAGATCGTCGGCATCGACGAGGCCGATGCCGGCCAGGGGCGGATCAGCTGGGTGTCGCCGCTGGCCAGGGCCCTGCTGAAGGCGAGAGAAGGGGATGTGGTGCAATTCCGGAGTCCGGCCGGGCCGTGCGAAATGGAAATCGTCGAGGTCCGCTATGGCTAG
- a CDS encoding PAS domain S-box protein: MARRRFLYGSLFAALLALVLAAGYRLSSDLYRYAHNRALEGLATISALKASELNLWRTEKIDQLAYAPSALIADNFERWRRKGGRPGAEADALRLRLDRLKEMSAEFTAVWLFDLDGRPHAASTGAPVHGPLKYPSLQRRVLSDGRPVLVDFHLEPAAGSAKAPVLSILVPLFADGSPGGTNASAHAIGFMLFRIDPDIHLYPSLQRWPLASHSAENLLFRVEGGEIVYLSRLRHDLAAPLTLRQPLGDASQLAARSVHSDEAMLRGLDYRGVASVGVVSRVPDTDWRLLTRIDETDIFAEARRTAAMVAAVAGLLLFILLLGGGLALHRLRSRDEAARMMAELEQLRATAALHTSEARYRAIVDSQMWEMCRWLPDTTLTFVNPAYAMARGESVEALNGRRWLDFVPAEDRPGVRAAIESMLAGRCGRTFEHPVATADGGQMWMAWTDTPIFDTAGAIVEFQSIGIDITPRKQTELALHESEARFRAIYDSIHEAIFIHDIDTGAILSSNRRARELYGMGEEELHAARIQDLSEGVFPYTQADAALWMMRAAAGDPQTFEWHARDKSGRLFWVEATLRRARIGEHDCLLAVEHDITHRKAQDKELRENFNRQVLLNQKLEEAHNQLLQSEKMASIGQLAAGVAHELNNPIGFVHSNLGSLEKYLQDIFEVETAYEDVEKTAGCACTALDRVRQLKRDKDYEFLREDIFQLMAESKDGLVRVRKIVQDLKDFSRVGDMNWQWADIHQGIDSTLNIVWNELKYKCKVVKEYGDLPEVYCLPSQLNQVFMNLLVNAGHAIEEKGQITLRTGRGNEGSGEVWISVSDTGRGIPKEILTRIFDPFFTTKPVGKGTGLGLSLSYGIIQKHQGRIEVESEVGVGTTFKVTIPVRPASAPEEGKTA, translated from the coding sequence ATGGCTAGGCGCCGGTTTCTCTACGGCAGCCTGTTCGCGGCGCTGCTGGCCCTTGTGCTCGCCGCCGGATACCGGCTCTCCAGCGACTTGTACCGCTATGCCCACAACCGGGCACTGGAGGGCCTGGCCACCATATCGGCCCTCAAGGCCAGCGAACTCAATCTGTGGCGGACGGAAAAGATCGATCAGCTGGCCTACGCTCCGTCGGCGCTGATCGCCGACAACTTCGAACGCTGGCGACGGAAGGGCGGCCGGCCGGGCGCCGAGGCCGATGCCCTCCGTCTCCGGCTGGACAGGCTCAAGGAGATGTCGGCGGAATTCACCGCCGTCTGGCTGTTCGATCTCGACGGCCGGCCCCATGCCGCCAGCACCGGCGCGCCGGTCCACGGGCCGCTGAAGTACCCGTCGCTGCAGCGACGGGTTCTTTCCGACGGCCGGCCGGTGCTGGTGGATTTCCATCTGGAGCCCGCCGCCGGGAGCGCGAAAGCGCCGGTGCTGTCGATCCTGGTGCCCCTTTTCGCCGACGGGTCCCCCGGAGGGACCAACGCCTCCGCGCATGCCATCGGCTTCATGCTCTTCCGGATCGATCCCGACATCCATCTCTACCCTTCCCTGCAACGCTGGCCCCTGGCCAGCCACAGCGCGGAGAACCTGCTTTTCCGCGTCGAGGGCGGCGAGATCGTCTACCTCAGCCGCCTGCGCCACGATCTGGCGGCGCCCCTGACCTTGCGCCAGCCCCTCGGCGACGCCTCGCAGCTGGCGGCCCGGTCCGTGCATAGCGACGAGGCGATGTTGCGCGGCCTCGACTACCGCGGCGTCGCTTCCGTCGGCGTCGTCAGCCGGGTGCCGGACACGGACTGGCGACTGCTGACCCGGATCGACGAGACCGACATCTTCGCCGAGGCCCGCCGGACGGCCGCCATGGTTGCCGCCGTCGCCGGCCTGCTCCTGTTTATCCTGCTGCTGGGCGGCGGACTGGCCCTGCATCGGCTGCGCAGCCGCGACGAGGCGGCGCGCATGATGGCGGAACTCGAGCAGCTGCGGGCGACGGCGGCGCTGCACACCAGCGAGGCGCGCTACCGGGCCATCGTCGATTCGCAGATGTGGGAAATGTGCCGCTGGCTGCCGGACACCACCCTGACATTCGTCAACCCCGCCTATGCCATGGCGCGCGGCGAATCGGTGGAGGCGCTGAACGGTCGCCGCTGGCTGGATTTCGTGCCGGCGGAGGATCGGCCGGGTGTCCGGGCGGCCATCGAATCCATGCTGGCCGGGCGTTGCGGCCGAACATTCGAGCATCCGGTCGCGACGGCCGACGGCGGCCAGATGTGGATGGCCTGGACCGATACGCCGATCTTCGACACCGCCGGTGCCATCGTCGAATTCCAGTCGATCGGCATCGACATCACGCCGCGCAAGCAGACCGAGCTGGCGCTGCACGAAAGCGAGGCCCGTTTCCGCGCGATCTACGACAGCATCCACGAGGCGATCTTCATCCACGACATCGACACCGGCGCCATCCTCTCCAGCAACCGCCGGGCGCGGGAACTCTACGGCATGGGCGAGGAGGAACTGCATGCCGCGCGCATCCAGGACCTGAGCGAGGGCGTTTTTCCCTATACCCAGGCGGACGCCGCGCTCTGGATGATGAGGGCGGCCGCCGGCGATCCGCAGACCTTCGAGTGGCATGCCCGCGACAAGTCGGGGCGCCTGTTCTGGGTGGAAGCGACCCTGCGTCGCGCCCGCATCGGCGAGCATGACTGCCTGCTGGCCGTGGAGCACGACATCACTCACCGCAAGGCCCAGGACAAGGAGCTGCGCGAGAACTTCAATCGCCAGGTGCTGCTGAACCAGAAGCTGGAAGAGGCGCACAATCAGCTGCTGCAATCGGAGAAGATGGCCTCGATCGGCCAGCTGGCGGCCGGCGTTGCCCACGAGCTCAACAACCCGATCGGCTTCGTGCATTCCAACCTCGGCTCGCTCGAAAAGTATCTTCAGGACATCTTCGAGGTCGAGACGGCCTACGAGGATGTGGAGAAGACGGCCGGTTGCGCCTGCACCGCGCTCGACCGTGTGCGGCAGCTCAAGCGCGACAAGGACTATGAATTCCTGCGCGAGGACATCTTCCAGCTGATGGCCGAGTCGAAGGATGGCCTGGTACGGGTGCGGAAGATCGTCCAGGACCTCAAGGACTTCTCCCGCGTCGGCGACATGAACTGGCAATGGGCCGATATCCACCAAGGCATCGACTCGACGCTCAACATCGTCTGGAACGAGCTCAAGTACAAGTGCAAGGTGGTCAAGGAATACGGCGACCTGCCGGAGGTGTATTGCCTGCCTTCGCAGCTCAACCAGGTGTTCATGAACCTGCTGGTCAACGCGGGCCACGCGATCGAGGAAAAGGGGCAGATCACGCTGCGGACCGGCCGCGGGAACGAGGGGAGCGGCGAGGTCTGGATCTCCGTCAGCGACACCGGCCGCGGCATCCCGAAGGAAATCCTGACCCGCATCTTCGACCCCTTCTTCACCACCAAGCCGGTGGGAAAGGGCACGGGCCTCGGTCTGTCGCTTTCCTATGGCATTATCCAGAAGCATCAGGGACGCATCGAGGTGGAGAGCGAGGTTGGCGTGGGCACGACCTTCAAGGTGACGATTCCCGTCCGCCCGGCCTCGGCGCCTGAAGAGGGGAAGACCGCATGA